CCGCCGAGTTCCCCCGGGCTTACTACGCGATCCTCGCCGCGGGCGGCGTCGTGGTCCCGGTGCACCTGCTCCTCTCGGCCGAGGAGGTCGAGCACGTCCTGCGCGACTCCGGGGCGACGCTGCTGCTCTGCCACGTCGCGGTGGCGCAGGTCGGGCTGGCCGCCGGGGCCGCGGTCGGCGTCCGGACGCTCACCCTCGGGCCAGCGGTGCCGCAGCTGGACGGCGTCCCCCGCTTCGAAGACCTCGACGCCGAGCCGTTACCGCTGCACCTCAGCCGGCAGGCGGACGACCCAGCGGTCATCTTCTACACGAGCGGAACCACCGGCCGCCCGAAGGGCGCCGTGCTCACCCACCTGAACATGGTGCTCAACGCGACCGTCAACGCGTTCGATGCGAACGACGCCCGGCCGGACGACATCGCGCTGGGCGCGCTGCCGCTCTTCCACTCGTTCGGGCAGACGGTCAGCCTGAACACGATGTGGCGGGTCGGCGCGACGGTCGTGCTGCTCCCCCGCTTCGACGCCGCGGACGCGATCGCGCTGATGCGGCGGGAGAACGTCAACACGTTCCACGGCGTGCCGACGATGTACGTCCGGCTGGTGGAGGTGGCGCGCGACCTGCCCGAGCTGCCCCAGCTCAAGATCGCGGTCTCCGGTGGCGCGTCGCTGCCGGTCCCGGTGCTGGAAGCGTTCGAGAAGACGTTCGGCACGCCGGTCTACGAGGGTTACGGGCTGTCCGAGACGTCGCCGACCGCGTCGGTGAACCAGCCGCACTTCGGCACCAAGGCCGGCTCGGTCGGGCACTCGCTCTGGGGCATCGACGTGGAGATCGCCCGGGCCGAGATCGACGAACGCATCGAGCTGCTGCCCACCGGCGAGCTCGGCGAGATCGTGATCCGCGGGCACAACGTGTTCAGCGGGTACCTCGGCAACCCGGAGGCGACCGCGGCGGCGCTCGTCGACGGCTGGTTCCGCACCGGCGACCTCGGCACCAAGGACGCCGAGGGCTTCATCACGATCGTCGACCGCAAGAAGGACCTGATCATCCGCGGCGGGTTCAACGTGTACCCGCGGGAGGTCGAGGAGGTGCTGCTCCGGTACCCCGGGCTGTCCGAGGCCGCGGTGATCGGGGTGCCCGACCCGGTGCACGGCGAGGAGATCTGCGCGGTAGTGGTCGCCGACCCGGCGACCGAGACGCCGCTCGACACCCACGCTCTGGTCGAGTTCGCGAAGGAGCACCTCGGACGGCACAAGTACCCGCGCCGCGTCGAGGTGGTCGACCAGCTGCCGCTGGGCCCGAGCCTGAAGGTGCTCAAGCGGGAGTTGCGCCAGCAGTACCGTTGAGAGGCATGACGGACTCCTTTGTGGTGACCGGCGCCGGGCAGGGCCTGGGCCGGGCGATCGTCGAACGGCTCCTGGACGACGGCGGCGCGGTAGCCGCCGTCGACCGGGACGCCGTCGCGCTGCAGTGGACCGCCGAGCACCCGCGCGCGGTCGCGGTGCCTGCCGACGCGTCGGACGAGCTCGCCATGGAGCGGGCCGCCGACGTCGCGGCCGAGCTCGGGACGCTGACCGGCTGGGTCAACAACGCGGCGGTGTTCCGCGACCTGTCGCTGCACGCGGCGTCCACCGAGGACGTGT
The window above is part of the Cryptosporangium minutisporangium genome. Proteins encoded here:
- a CDS encoding long-chain fatty acid--CoA ligase, yielding MTTLSLASILAESARRRPDHLALIEGEQRISFAQMWQQVRTQAAALVEAGVRPGDRVALMAPNTAEFPRAYYAILAAGGVVVPVHLLLSAEEVEHVLRDSGATLLLCHVAVAQVGLAAGAAVGVRTLTLGPAVPQLDGVPRFEDLDAEPLPLHLSRQADDPAVIFYTSGTTGRPKGAVLTHLNMVLNATVNAFDANDARPDDIALGALPLFHSFGQTVSLNTMWRVGATVVLLPRFDAADAIALMRRENVNTFHGVPTMYVRLVEVARDLPELPQLKIAVSGGASLPVPVLEAFEKTFGTPVYEGYGLSETSPTASVNQPHFGTKAGSVGHSLWGIDVEIARAEIDERIELLPTGELGEIVIRGHNVFSGYLGNPEATAAALVDGWFRTGDLGTKDAEGFITIVDRKKDLIIRGGFNVYPREVEEVLLRYPGLSEAAVIGVPDPVHGEEICAVVVADPATETPLDTHALVEFAKEHLGRHKYPRRVEVVDQLPLGPSLKVLKRELRQQYR